One window of Pyrus communis chromosome 12, drPyrComm1.1, whole genome shotgun sequence genomic DNA carries:
- the LOC137710018 gene encoding uncharacterized protein, with protein MVSFWIQIKDVPPYLISEESVRRLASKIGEFNDLEDLAMARGFLRVKVIVNTKKPLITGCWLPRDNNNETWVEFRYERLQDFCYRCGRIGHSNKECSFEPVKGDIAGYGEIVGYYGGTEIGGGDKNGLKASSSKKQRRQHRRSQA; from the coding sequence ATGGTGTCATTTTGGATACAAATCAAGGATGTTCCTCCATACCTGATCTCTGAAGAAAGTGTGAGGAGATTGGCCTCAAAGATAGGGGAGTTCAACGATTTGGAAGATCTGGCAATGGCAAGGGGATTCTTGAGAGTAAAGGTGATTGTCAATACCAAGAAGCCCCTAATCACTGGATGTTGGCTTCCGAGGGACAACAACAATGAAACTTGGGTGGAGTTCAGATATGAAAGACTACAGGACTTTTGTTATCGATGTGGTAGAATTGGACATTCTAATAAGGAGTGTTCATTTGAACCTGTAAAAGGTGACATTGCAGGGTACGGGGAAATAGTTGGCTATTATGGGGGAACAGAGATTGGCGGAGGCGACAAGAATGGGCTCAAGGCCAGCTCATCAAAGAAGCAGAGAAGACAACATAGAAGAAGCCAAGCATGA